Below is a genomic region from Xiphophorus hellerii strain 12219 chromosome 1, Xiphophorus_hellerii-4.1, whole genome shotgun sequence.
AAACtacgggtaaaaaaaaaaaaaaaaatctctctcaCTAACCACAGACTGcgcttcagttttttttttgtgggttttttttgtctctatcGGAAAGAACCAATAAGTGCGATTAAGAGAAAAACCCTCCACACTTTAGCTTACTTCTTATTGTAACATGTGCAACTATATTACTTTTAATGTACACATGCAGTACTATAAACAGTAGCCCTGCTATGTTTGATTTGATTGCTGCTGAAGTTGATCAGAAAcaacttcctgtctgtctgAGATGTGTTCGGATGTAGcaggtttctgttttcctgtcaATTTACACGATGATCAAAAGAACCACAAGGGGTCAGTGTCGCACAGAAAAGCACATATCACTTTCTAATTGGAGGTTTTAGTCTGAAACAGTTGGTGATGTGGAAGTTTATTAATTCACAATcataatttacagtttaaacGTTGAGAGTCACATTCCCCAAATTATCAGGTGTTATTGTATGAAATGCCGCTGACTGAGGTCATAATTTATGCATCCTCAAGCAGTATTAACAGGATGacttctgggtttttttttaagtcatctTGAAGTTATAATTTAAGTTATAACTTCACAACTTCTGTTTAATCAAAAGCAGAGTATGCTGTTGTGTCAGTAATATTTAGAGGTGCAATGCTTGTAgagaaaaaatagataaaaatagaagaacaagtttacatatttatctaaatgtttccAGTAAGTAAAGCCTCCATTCACTCGTCACGACATTCGTACGTTAAGTTGAATTTGTGCGGTAACTTCAAGTTCATGGTAACCAGGTGATGTTGTGACTTGGTAATTCTGATCAAAATtacatactttttaaattgatgttCGATACCCAAACCTGTTTTTGCACAACAATTCTTTGTGGGATGTTTGCTGGCCATTCAAGCACAGAAATACCATATTCATTAAACCAAGTGTTAGTAGATTATGACTGTGTGGACAAGTGGCCAAACTGCCAAAATTGATCAAttcaacacatttattttgaaacaaataaagaatcCCACACAAGTtgtaataaaatacactttgttttattaacatgaGTTATTGCATCCGatgaactgtttttgttttattgcttgttAAATCTACACACGAGCTGGATAAAAAGCTTTACATAAAGTTTTGCatacatttctgtcaaaaacagGTTTGTCCAAATGAGATGGAAAGAATTGCTGTAATGTATGTCTGTCTCGCACTTTATAGGAAGAGGGACAGTCCGGATGTTTAGTGTACAAATAAATATACGAATGTTGGCATGTTGTTCTGTCTCCGTCTTCGTTATCTACGTGCTTCTGCACAGCCATCTGCAGTATCTTCACTCACTTACTATAACACTCTGGAAGAAATATTAGATAGATATAGTGAGGAAATAGTAAAATGATGCAAAAGTTCTCAAGTTCTACGATTTCAGACATTAAACCATTCATTGGCTTTCTTTCTCCCTCAGGAAAGAGATGTTCTATGATGTGATTGTTAACGTATAAAATAGACACATGCTTCAAACTCACCTTAAGACCCAGGCATCTGCTGCTCATTTAAATTACtgatagaaaaacaataaagacatGAGTTAAATGGGTTCACAAGGTGTTAAGGATCACTTTAGATAAGAATGTTCTGCTAAAATGAATATGGACTTCTGAAGGCCAGATCCAGCGTGCGCTTCCCACCGAGGATtatctggttctgtttctgccCTCTTAGCCTCTTCTTCCTTCTTCTCGCTGCGCTCCACTCAGCCTGTCAACTCATGGTAATGTGATGAGTTGGGCTGTGTGCCAGATCATCTGGAGTCATTTTTAGAAGCTGCGGATCGCTGTTCTGACATCACTGACGCCTTCCCACTCGAAGGCGCTCCCCGTCTAAACCTTTGTCCCTCTAAGGCTGCCTCCAGTGTACGGCTACTCCTAATGGATACACATCCTGACACTTTCTAACGTGACTGCAGTATTTCGGGGACAGATTATGTTTGGAATCACACACGTTTTCTCTCAGCGATCAAATCACAAGAAGAAAGCTGTGAACTTGTAAACACAACCTAATATGCGGTGTGGTGTGAACATTTCCAGCCTCGTTCAGTCGGCCCCTTTCGTTGTTCTCCAATCACGGTGTATATCTCTTACGAAAATGATTTTCTAGTTCAAAGgctatttttattccaacttgatttttttttgcttttgaatttGCAGCATGTTAAATGTAGAGTGCATTATAAAAAGCATCACTACTTTGGATTCATTAGAAATTTGCCTTTACctagttgtttttctgttctgtttctaTCATTGGTatatgcttatttttattttcctcttcattGTAATCCttacctttttttcttatttccctttttattttccagtctcCGAAAGAAGAACCTCTGTTTGGAGAGAGATGAACTTTTAGCCCGTTATATGATATGAACGAGTTtacatttagagtttttttcaACAATACAAGTCCGGAAAATTTTGAATGTACTTTTTTTGTAACACATACGTTTGACCTCCAGTTTGCAGGAGACCATGGCTTCTCCCTGGGCGTTCTTGGCTCTGCAGGTGTACACGCCACCATCAAAGCTGCAGGGCTTGCGGATCTCCAGGGAGCAGATGCCCTGATTGGAAATCTGACGAAACTTGGGGTCGTTTCCAATGATCATTTGGTTTTTCATCCACTCGATCTTGGgcttcaaaataaatggaagacaTTAAGATTGTCATTCATTTCTCTGTCACTGCATTCAGACTGGTTACCTTTAAGTTAACCAGTCTGAGGCCGACGAGCTGTGTCTCTTTTGAGTTATTTGAGGATCTGTGCTTTTTGGCAAAACATTTCCACTAATTCCTCTTCAATGTCCAAacttctttattattataatgttGGGAACCTGCAATGATGCTATGATGAACAATCTGCCTGACATCTCATCATAAAACACTTGTTCAGACTATTTCTACCAATGTGAGgtataaagtaaaattttaaattaagctGTAGAAGTTCATTCTTTTCATCTGGAAGAGTGTGACCCTGGAGTGAACTTCCTAATCTTCTGTGCATCAGAAAAtagcttttctgtgtttattgttTGTGCCTGTCTGTTTTAGCTTAGTGTTTACATACCACGTATTATTCTACAacttctgcaaaacaaagagtAGATAGTTTTCCAAATGCAtgatagtttttttaaattttacaattaTACACTGACTTCTGTCAGTCTATCAcctaaaattctaataaaatacactgaagtttgtggctcGAAAGTGAGGAAATGCTTATGAAAAAGGTTCAAAGAGCTTGAATAATTCTGCAATGCACagtgcatgttttattttatttttctcttctgcgTGGTTATCAGTTCAAGTAGACCAATGTACTGTACAACTGCTACTCTCATTGTAATTCTAAATTTGTTGCTATGTGGCTACAATAGAAAGATGGATCAAAGTGCTATTTGTGCCTACGTACAATCTCAAACAACTCCAAACATGTATGTCGACTTAATCTCATTTAAATAGCAGAGATAACTGATTACCCAAAGACACCTGTCTCTCCCACCTCCATGAGAGCAGATGCACAGTAACTGTCATCAACACTGATAAGGGAAGTACGCTGCAGTCTGAACGGGAGGTAAAAATAGGACCTCCAGGGAAAAAGCAGGACATCTATGTAGACATAACATCTTATCACAGCCTTCTCTTTGTGTTCCTCTTAGGGCCACTAATGTAACCCCTTCCTCCATATGTGAAAACCCTATCAGAGACAGCAGAACATCTTATCAGTATACTGGAGATACTTCTCTGCTGTACCTTCTCAAACGGCGCTCAACAGGCTGCAGGATCcaaggcagaaaataaaagtagttACACAAAGCAAaggttaaatataaaaaaactccAATTACAGTGCAGTTTGATTTGCAAAGCTGACAACTAAAGAACTTCAAGGTCATATTTCCACAGGAGAGTGGACATGATCCGGTTACCTTCTGTTGCACTCTAAAAACACTAAAGTCCAAGTCGTCATAAATGGGAGAAACTCAGCAGACAGACGCCAAGCAAGGAGGCTGTGAAGCTGCTACTGATTTCTTACATCACTTGAACGCAGCATATTATTTTTCCAATGCCTgatgtcacattttaaaaatgcaaacagactTAACAGATAGCATTAAGTAAGCAAACTAACAGCATGTAGAAGGATGTTTtccaacataaagtaaaagctCTGTTTTCATCAGCTAAAGCAGGGgcgtcaaactccagtcctcaaggcccactgtcctgcagtttttagatgtgccacaggtacaaaacactggaatgaaatggcttaaatACCTctttcttgtgtagatcagttctccagagccttgctaattattctattcaggtgtggtgcagcagaggcacatctaaatgttgcagggcagtggccctccaggactggagtttgacacctgtgagcTAAAGCAATAGAACTTGAATGTGAGCTGAGAGGGTTTTTGCAAAGAGTTCAAAATAAACCTCTACAGGAGTGTATTATAGCACATTTTGATGCAATTGCTGTTGTACAACAATGCTTAAATGAAACGGGGCAGTTTCTTTCCATATAGAGTATTGCTTGATTGATTATTCTTTGAAGAAGGAGCAAACGTTTAGCCAGGATTTTACTAAATCTGTGAATGAAGGAGAGCTCTCATCCATGAACCTCTTACTCATGAGTACACATGACTGACCCTGGGGCATCCTCGAACAGAGCACAGCAGCTTGGTAGTGTATCCCACAGTGGCAGCTCGGTTGATGAGGGGCGTGGTAAACTTTGGTGCCTCATTGAAGTCATGTTCCTGGTACTCAGGAGGTTTGTAGACAATGCCTAAGTTACACACACAGCCATCATTGCATCTTTGTATAGCATAGGCAAAGGACACTTTAATGCATTGTAGAAAATTAGTGGGTTGAATATCAATTTCAAGCAACAATACATAAGAAACAGAGCactaatttaaatgcaaaacaacttTATGGATAGACTCTGGCTAGTATTTAGTATTAAGTCATATTAGAGCATGTGCTgcaagattattttattaacatttaataacaacagaaaaaccccaaacagggaaaaaaattcTAGACTGAGAGATCAATTTGACAAATAAGAGCCTCAGCCAGTCATTTCTTTCTCCTTAAGCACAACATAAGttacaaaacaaagtagtgaCTGTATCAAACCAAATGACACAGTGCAGTAAGTTGATATCCTGTGTGCTTTCCAACAACAGAGAAGAGCATCAATGAACACTACCTACATCCTTCATACAGTCTGGTATGATGTTGTAAGCTAATAAAGTTTCTTGACAGGATTAGGTGTAAAACACATCCCTATATATGCACATGCAGCTCTGTCAGAGGTCTTTATGGCTTTTCAGGCTCTAAAAATTAATCTGTTTTACTTGAACACCGCCCAAGAGAAGCACCCACTTAGATTTTAAAACAGTGCCAAGGTCATTTTCACTCCTCAAGTACTCACTTTAGACTCTGGATGACTAACCGCTATTCATTAATAAAGCTGCAAGTGCTGCGTGCCTGTCTGTAAAGCTATACCCACATAAAAACCCTTCCATAGAGTCATGAAAATACTACATACATCTATAAAGTTACCTGTTTTCTGGATTGTTGCTGCAGTCTTGGTAACAGCACCGTTCTCACTCCTCCCCACTTGGTTCTCGGAAAACACCCTGAACAGGTATGAGTTACCCATGATGAGGTCTGAGACGGTGGCTGTTAGTCTATGGTAGTGCTCCAGTACTGTGAACCATTCCTGTCCGTGGACACATAGCAGGTTGTTTGCTTCAGAGTGGTGTGCATGTAAAATAAGACTCAACTTTGCggtttttctatttgttaatttttctctttaaacatGCTGCTACTGAAGTCATACCCCGGTCTTCTTGTCGGCCTTTTGGACCATGTATCCAGTGATGTCTGAGTTGCCGTTGTCCTTTGGAGGAGTCCATTCCAGGGCAGCATTGAAGCCCCATGCATCTACTAGCTTAACACTAGCAGGTGGACCGGGGAGGTCTGAGGACAGAAATGAGGGTCAGTAAAACATTGACGGGGCACACCGCAGTCAAGTATTATAGAGTTTATAAGCCGGTTTAAGAAGCAAAGAGTCAAAGGTCAAGTGTATCTTTAACATGtggttttttatttaacagcagCAGCCGGAAGTAGACTGTACGTGCAAGTCAATGAGGCAGATTAACATGGTCATCTACAGTTAGTCAGAAAATTGCATCGACGCATTTCCTGTCTTTACTGTGAATGGTCGCTGGGATCGTCAAAGCAAAACAGAGCATAAGACTGACCTACAATCTGAAGGGTGATGGTTGTTTTGTCTTCAAAGCTTTCCACTTTCAGTGTCATCTCGTAAACGCCAGAGTCCTCCCTCTGAGCACTGCGGATGAACATGATGCTGTCCCTGTCGCTGTTCCTGATGTTGACCCTCTTGGTGTCCAAAGGCTGTCCATCCTTCAGCCATGACACTGCAGGTTTGGGCTTCCCCTGACGGATCGGAaaatgaaggagaaaaacaaaatacggctttagtttttctctctctcttttatgCCCTAGTATGATCTGTTAGCTTTAGTATGAATTGCTAGCTTACAACAAACGGGAGGACCAGGTTGATCTGCTGTCCAACTTTCCCTACATAGCAGGATCTGAGCAAACGAGGCAAGCGGATCTTGGGTCTGTCTGAAAAATTGAGacaactatgtttttttttctggttatcCGTTTACTTATACTGCTTCAAACTACTCAAATATTATGCACTGTCTTGAATTACTGGTATTCTTTGTGAAAGCTGGAATGCGTTTAGTGTTTCCTCTTCGGGTCTGTGGGGACCACGTCGCCTCAAAACGGCAAGTCAACGAGACATAAATAGACCAGACATAGTGAGACAAAGCTCACACAGGAGAATGACTGAGTGTGCTACTGTCAggttttgatattaaaatgaatatttacaaaaataaaaacaaaatactttcaaacatgacagtgaaaaaacataatattgcttaagtttatttatttatttttatgttttgggaGAGTCTATTGCTGTGAGAAATTTTCCCAGTTTTATTTGATATGTTGTGAAATAtacaaatccaaataaaacacctCATACAAAGTCTGTCCCAATTTACCATATATACAAATCCtataaaatctggattttttttttttttttcataattcacAATACCGTTTTTTAATggtaaatttaaatagaaaaaagggTGAAATTGTAAGcttttttcctgtgttttaggagaaaagaattaaaattcCAAACTCAGAATGAAGTTACAGTAATATTTCCGAGTGATACAGTTTCTGAATGGCTAATCAAAACTACTGTATCTGGGCAAGGAgatgcaaaaaaggaaaacctttCATCCAGTAGAGCCCAAAATAGCTTTGGTGAGAAGAAAACCTTGGCTGAACCCTCACACACTTCTCCTCTACACTATGTGCAAAGACAAGAAGACGTCATAATGTTTAACTCCTCAGCGAGGTCAAATATCGCAGCTAAATAGAGGTAAAACATGCGCAGTTGCACTTTTATTTGGATACTGTGACAGGGATGAAATGACATCATGGGTGGGAATTTGTGCAACATCTACGCAGCTACCAGGCTGGCTAATTTGTTCAGGTTTGGGTGCCAAGGATCAGGAAGAGCATCCCTCACATGATTCTGCACAAGTAGCAAATACCTCTAAACCCTGATGGGTTTAGATGACACATAAAACCCTGTGCTGTTTCTACAGGTCAACTCAAAATGTCCTTTGAGAACACACTGCCCCATGTTCTCTGTCGGCGACCCCGCACGTCTCATCACTCTTTATCCTTACATTTGTCACCGTATCAAGCTGGGATTTGGCGACGGAAGCCATCATTTCTCAGGAAGCTCAGGTCTGCCCCCAGATGCAGCTCAAGCACTGAGCCCTGCTAATTACCAAACCTGAAAGCAATGCCCAGAAGAGCTGCAAAGCACTGCAACATCTACCGGCCACCGGGTTGGACTACAAACAATGTGTAATCTGTCTTTGTCTGGGGATAAAGTGTCTATGTTGGAGGAGGCTTTCTGCAAATGTAGGACAATCTGTTTTCATCGGCCTGTGCATGTCAATGCGTGTCTAACAAAGAGCTGAAATTAACACTGACAAGCCACCCAGAATCCATCAATTAGGCTCATGTTTCGCTTCCCTCCACTGGCCAACGCTTTTGTTTTGATGACCGTATGTGTCCCTCAGAGGTTTCTCTGGGTTCCCGGTGGTTTGAACCACGACCAGGAAATACGCCCCGGGACGGAAAGCTCCGTCTCTGAAAGTGGATAAGTTAGGCAGGTCAACACATTTTGACACCCTCTCGAAATGCCACAGTGGAGTCTCCGTTCTCAAATGACACTTGTCAATCTTAACAATCAGTTGTGCGCTTTCAAACATGACAGTGGAAAATTGTAATATTCCTTAGGTTTTACATTCCTTGCATGTTTTGGGAGAGTCTATTGCTGTGAGTCTATTTTCAGGAATAGACTCACAATAGATATATCAATTGTTAGTCACATACAAagtatagagagagagagagaggaagaaagatattttaatattgtataacagtaaaaaaaaacttttctaaagGACATTTTTTACCTACAGTGAACAGCTTGGAGAGTTCTGAAATACATGAAATACAATATAAGTCCTGATCCTTATCACCGTACCACACTGCGAAATGGAAAGACCTCAGGAAAGATTAGCACTTCTGCTGGTTCAGAGTCACATCTCTTACAAAgtaagcactttttaaaaatacgcACGTTTCCTTTCAGTTCTGATGTAGATTTtaggaaatgtttgaaatggcctcacacacacacaggttgaTTAATTGGAGATTTTAGTCAGAGATTTAGTCAAATcctatttcaataaaatgtttcacttgtGCAAAATATTACCTTCTCATTTGATCTTAACATCCTGAAAAACaatatagattttcttttttttgcagatgacCACACATTGCTAGAAAGACAAACAACTCATCTGTTACATAGGTTGCATCTCTTTACTTTGCATGAATGATGTCATTAAGTCAAACTGAGCTATAAGGACAGCTAGAGCAGCAGTCCCATAAATAAATTGGCTGTGAATCTGCACTGACGAGGCCGTGTCGGTGAATACACGGCAGCCAAAAGGCTCATTACccaaatgttttcctttgcCTGACTGAGACTGACTATAAATCATCCTTGAGACTGATAGTGCCATCGTAAAGCTAGAGTCTCCCCCCACGGCAGCCACCCAGCTCGGCAGATGGAGTTTCACTTGTCACTTTCAACAGGGATGATGTTTACATCCACATTGATTTGTGTTCATTTTGAATACAtctggattatttatttattttctttttacacatcAAGGCAtaagacactttaaaaaaaaaaaaaaagccaaatgaattgtttttttgccagctttttttccccccaccatGTTCATTCTTTAGGATATGATGATCATAGCTTGCTGCtactgattaaattaattttaaaaagtgtcgTTATCAATAAAAAATGCAGTTGCTTTCGGAGACATTCAAGTGACAGTTTGATCTACAACCAATGAAAGCTCTTGTCAGCACCCGCAGGATTTACGTCTTTACATCTGTGCAACCCATCAGACGCCTGCACTTCATACCACCTCCGCCTCTCTGTTTGCA
It encodes:
- the mybpha gene encoding myosin binding protein Ha isoform X2; this encodes MPSKPAPMKKPPAKKAAEKAPEPAPEPEPTPPAEAPAEPAPAAAEGEAAPATPADDSPAAEGAAPASPAEAVAVEEPPKAPTPPPPAVPSSAPLDVAVDDVNDTSLTIKWKTPENVGSSGLSGYTVEYRKDGTTDWIVANGELTMADCYCVRNLATGDLLHVRVVAVNPGGRSEPGLLPEPVPIREIGDRPKIRLPRLLRSCYVGKVGQQINLVLPFVGKPKPAVSWLKDGQPLDTKRVNIRNSDRDSIMFIRSAQREDSGVYEMTLKVESFEDKTTITLQIVDLPGPPASVKLVDAWGFNAALEWTPPKDNGNSDITGYMVQKADKKTGEWFTVLEHYHRLTATVSDLIMGNSYLFRVFSENQVGRSENGAVTKTAATIQKTGIVYKPPEYQEHDFNEAPKFTTPLINRAATVGYTTKLLCSVRGCPRPKIEWMKNQMIIGNDPKFRQISNQGICSLEIRKPCSFDGGVYTCRAKNAQGEAMVSCKLEVKQVLLSETGK
- the mybpha gene encoding myosin binding protein Ha isoform X1 — its product is MPSKPAPMKKPPAKKAAEKAPEPAPEPEPTPPAEAPAEPAPAAAEGEAAPATPADDSPAAEGAAPAAAPIAEDSAVLPAADAPTDASPAEAVAVEEPPKAPTPPPPAVPSSAPLDVAVDDVNDTSLTIKWKTPENVGSSGLSGYTVEYRKDGTTDWIVANGELTMADCYCVRNLATGDLLHVRVVAVNPGGRSEPGLLPEPVPIREIGDRPKIRLPRLLRSCYVGKVGQQINLVLPFVGKPKPAVSWLKDGQPLDTKRVNIRNSDRDSIMFIRSAQREDSGVYEMTLKVESFEDKTTITLQIVDLPGPPASVKLVDAWGFNAALEWTPPKDNGNSDITGYMVQKADKKTGEWFTVLEHYHRLTATVSDLIMGNSYLFRVFSENQVGRSENGAVTKTAATIQKTGIVYKPPEYQEHDFNEAPKFTTPLINRAATVGYTTKLLCSVRGCPRPKIEWMKNQMIIGNDPKFRQISNQGICSLEIRKPCSFDGGVYTCRAKNAQGEAMVSCKLEVKQVLLSETGK